Sequence from the Feifania hominis genome:
AGCGCCATCTCCCCGGACGGCATCATCGACTACTTCGACGACTTTGCCAGAAAGTCGGAGTATCTCTATGTGGTCGACGATCAGTACGGTCTGTCGGGGATTCTGCTCGGGCTGATCAACGAGCACGCCCTGCGCGCCGGTCTCTCGACCGAGGTCTACTACTGCTCGATGGACCCGCTGTGCAAAATCGAGCACCTGTATCTGCGCGAGCTGCACATCGGCTTTCTCACCAGCAACCCCTACCACCCCTACTCAGGCGACTATTTCAGAAAGGTCAACATGCTGCGCTTTCTCGACCGCGACCAGCTCGCCGCCCACAAGACGCGCATCCACTTCAACAAAAAGGCGGCTCTCGCACTGCTGGAGGAGGCCATCGGCACCCTGTCCAACGCAAGGGCGCACCACCGGACCCTCGAGGAGCTCTACCGCGGCTGTGTGGACTTCGGCGAACTCGATCGGCTCACACAGACCCATCTGCGCGATCTCCTCTGAATATAGCAAAACCGTTTGCCCCGGCAAACGGTTTTTTGCATTCTATTTCTTCTCAAAGAGCTCCTCAGCATACCGAACCGAGCTCATGGCATCTCTTCCGTAAAAGTCGGCGCCGATCTGCCCGGCATAGTCGGCGGTTAAAACTGCGCCGCCAACCATGACGCGGACTCCCGGCGCGCGCTCGCGCAGAAGATGGATCGTCTGAGCCATGCTCTCAACGGTTGTAGTCATCAGCGCCGAGAGGCCGACGAGCCTCACACCGTTTTCGAGAGCGGCGTCCACCACACGCTCCGGCGCCACATCCCGGCCGAGGTCAATGACCTGAAAGCCGTAGTTTTCCAGCAGCACCTTGACGATGTTTTTACCGATGTCATGGATGTCGCCCTTGACCGTGGCAAGAACAATCTTCTCCCCGGCCGGCTGCTTCTCACCGCTCGCCGCAAGGCTTGCCTTGAGCGCCTCAAAGGCCTCCCGGGCGGCATCCGCACTCATGAGCAGCTGCGGCAGAAAGACCGTCTTGTTCTCAAAGCCTCGGCCGACCTCGTCGAGCGCGGGCACAAGCTCCTGTGAAATGATAGCAAGCGGCTCCTGTCCCTGTGAGAGCAGTTCGCCCGCCGCCGCGCGGGAGCGCTCGCGCAGGCCGCGCAAAATCGCATCGCGCAGCGAGCAGTCGCCGGCCGCCGCTCTTGTCTCGGGTACGACGCCCGAGTACCGCCCGATGTAATCGGCACATTTTTCGTCATAGCCCCAAAGCGCGCGAAAGGCGTGGTAGGCGTTCATCATCGCCTCGGCATTGGGGTTCAAAATAGCGGCGCCAAGCCCCCGCTCGAGGGCCATCGTATAGAACGCGGCATTTACAAACTCGCGGCAGGGCAGCCCGAACGACACATTGGAAACCCCGAGAACGGTCTTAACTCCGAGTTCGCGCCGGACAAGCTCGAGCGCGTCGAGCGTCACTCTCGCGGCGTCGGGAATGGAGCTGATCGTCATGGTCAGCGTGTCAATCATAATATCCTTTTTGTCAATGCCGTACTGCCGCGCAGTGTCGACAATCTTTTTCGCCACGGCGAGGCGCCCCTCGGCTGTCTCGGGAATGCCCGCCTCGTCGAGCGTCAGGCCGACCACAACCCCGCCGTACTTCGCGACAAGCGGAAAAACGGCCTCCATCGACTCCCGCTTGCCGTTGACCGAGTTGACGAGCGCCTTGCCGTTGTAGACGCGCAGCGCCGCCTCCATCACAGCGCTCGACGCCGTGTCAATCTGCAGCGGCGCGTCGACGACGCCCTGGAGCTCCGTCACGACGCGCACCATCGCCTGCCTCTCGTCAATACCCGGCAGGCCGACGTTCACATCAAGCACCTGCGCGCCCGCCTGCTGCTGCGAAATCCCGGCCGTGAGGATGTACTCCAGATCGCCTTCCCTGAGCGCCTGCTTCAGGCGGGGCTTGCCGGTAGGATTGATTCGCTCACCGATCACAATGGGCCCGTTGTCAAAACTGACGCTGCGTCCGTAGGAGGAGATGACGGTCTCATTTTTTGCTGTAAAGGGCTTTAACTTGATACCAGAGCATCTCTGTGCAACTGCGCGGATATGCTCCGGCGTCGTGCCGCAGCAGCCGCCGATGAAAGCAGCGCCCAGCTCGGCGAGCTCCTCCATGGTGGCGGCAAACTCCTCCGGTCCGACCTCGAAACAGGTTTTTCCCTCGCGGATGACCGGCATGCCCGCGTTGGGGTTGACAATCACCGGTACGCTCGCGCGGGCAAGCAGCTCGGGAAGAAGCTTCGTCATCTGCACGGGGCCGAGCCCGCAGTTCATGCCGAGCGCAGCGACGCCCAGCCCCTCCAGCATGGCGACCACACCGGCCGCGTCGCCGCCGGTGAGGAGCTTTCCGCTCTCATCGAAAATCACCGTCGCCGTCACCGGCAGCTGCGTGCACTCTTTTGCCGCGAGAACGGCTGCCTTTAGCTCGAGCGTGTCGCTCATCGTCTCAATGTGGATGAAGTCGGCCCCGGCGCGCTCACCGGCGCGCGCCATCTCCCCAAAGAGTTCGACCGCCCGCTCAAATTCCAGGTCGCCAAGGGGCTTTAAAAGCTTTCCCGTCGGCCCGATGTCAAAGGCGATCAGGCGGTCGGGCTGTCCATACCGTTCGATGGCCCGCTTCGCAGCGGCCACGGCAGCCGATGCGACCTGATCCACCGCAAGGCCGCACAGCTCCATTTTCAGCGCATTTGCGCCAAAGGTATTGGTCGTTATGATGTCGCAGCCCGCCTGCAGATAGGCAAGGTGGATTTGCTCAACCACCTCCGGGCGCTCCAGATTCCAGCTCTCGGGCAGCGCACCCGCAGGCAGGCCTGCCGCCTGGAGCATGGTTCCCATGCCGCCGTCAAAGATCAGCGGCCGCGACTTGAGCAGAGAGATCGGATTCATCTGTCGTTCCCCTTTCTGTATGGGCAGTCGACCGCCGGGCAGCTTTCGCATTTGTCCGCCGCGGCCTCCGCTTTGCCCTGCGTCACGCCGATGATCGCCGTCACCGACTTCGTCGGCGCGAGCATACAGCTCTCTGTCGCAGTGAGCCCCATGCGTTTCGGCGCGTCCAGCAGCTGTAGAATATCGCGTTGGTACGTCAGAGAGAAGTCGGCATAGCCCGGGCTGAAACGGGGCTTGAAGTGCCTTCCCTGTACAAGGTAGTTCTCCAGCAGCTGTGCCTGCCGCTCGTCGCAGTAGCTCTCGATCATCGACGCGGCGCAGGCCTGAAGAACCACCGCCCGGCCCATATCGGCCACGCTTGCACGCTGAATCAGCCGATCGACGCCCGCTCCCAGCGTCGCCGCGAACAGAATGATCTCGTCGCAGCCCGCCAGATGGCGGATGAGGCCGCGGCTCTGTACCATCATCCCAAGAAAGCACACGGTATCCTCTTCGGGAAATACCGCAAGCGGGGCCTCGCGCGTGAGCAGGCGGGGCGTCGCCTCCTGTTCGAGCTCGGCACAGGCGTCGTCAATCAGCCGGTCAAGCTGCTCTCCGGGCTCGGCACCGCGCACGCCCAGATAGCGCAGTATCTCATCACGGTTTCGTTTCACAGCTGTTCCCTGACAGATGCGGGCAGTCCGTCAATCTCCCGGAGAATGTGGGACAGATTGTCAAAGATGGCCCGCGCGACATCCGGCTTGTTCATGGTGTACAGATGGATTCCCTTGACGCCGTTTGCGATCAGGTCGATGATCTGCTCGGTCGCGTAGGCGATGCCCGCCTGCTTCATCGCGGCCGGTTTGTCGCCGAAGCGGTCAATGATGGAGCGAAAACGCGGCGGCAGCGAAGTTCCCGAGAGCGCGCAGATGCGCTTGATCTGTTTGGCATTGGTCACCGGCATGACCCCCGCCAGTACCGGCACATCGATGTTTTTTGCAAGCGCCCGGTAGAGAAAGCTGTAGAGCACGCTGTTGTCAAAGAACACCTGCGTCGTCAGAAAGTCGCACCCGCAGTCAACTTTCTGCTTGAGATGGACAAGATCCTCCTCCTTGCTGGGGCATTCGATATGCCCCTCCGGATAGCAGGCGGCGCCGATGCAGAAGTCACCCGCAGAGCGGATCTCCCGCACCAGCTCGTAGGCGTACTCGTAGTGGTTGCCCACCGGCGCGCCGTCCGTCGGCCGGTCGCCGCGCAGTGCAAGGATATTCTCAATTTCCCTCTCGCGCAGCTCCTGCAAAATAGCGGCGATCTCCTCGCGGGTTGAGGACAGGCAGCTCAAATGTGCAAGCGCGGTCACGCCTGTCCACCTCTCGATATGAGAGGCGATCTTAACGGTATTTCTCGACGTTCCGCCCCCCGCGCCGTAGGTCACGCTGATAAAGTCCGGGCCAATCGCCGCAATCTCCTCGGCGGCATGCTGAACACCGGCAAAGTCCGCATCCTTTTTCGGGGGGAATATCTCGCAGGAGGCGGTCAGTGGTCTGCTGTTTAAAATCTCGCTGATTTTCATTGCTTCACTTCATTTCTCTCGCGGTAATTTTGTTGTTCATTATACGGCCGCCCTGGCTTTTCTGTCAAGAAAACCGCATGGAAAAAGGACCGCGTCAGCCGACGCAGTCCTTTTTGTCAATGGTAAAATAGAAGCGTACACCCGCATCGGTATTCTCGACGCCGTAGTCGCCGCCATGTGTCTCCATGATTGCCCTGACAATGGACAGACCGATTCCCGTGCCGCCATCGGCGCGGTTTCTCGATTTGTCAATCTTGTAAAATTTCTCCCAGATCTTCGTCAGCTCCTCCGGCGCGATCTGCTCACCTTCATTTTCCACCGACACTCTCACACGCGCACCCTCGTCGGCACAGACAATTCGGATCACACCGCCGCGCGGTGTGTGGGCGATGGCGTTTGTCAGATAGTTTATGAGCACGCGCTCCATCATGTCGTAGTCTGCGAAGCAGAGTATGTCGCCGGCGGCAATCAACACAGTCAGGTTCTTCTCGTCGGCGAGCAGCCTGGTCTTCTGCACCACCTCCTCGACAAAGGGCGTCAGCTCAAAGTCACAGAGCTCGGGCTGAATGTTTCCGCACTCGATTCTGGACAGGGAGAGCAGCTGCATCACCAGCCGGTTCATACGGGCAGCCTCGTCCATGATGATATCACAGTAGTAGTTTTTGTCCTCTTCGCTGGAGTTGATGTTGACTTTGAGGCCCTCGGCATAGCCCTGAACCAGCGCAATGGGAGTCTTGAGCTCGTGGGAGACATTGATGATAAACTCGCGGCGCATCTCGTCGATACGGCGCTCCTTTTCCACTTCTTCGCTGAGCTTTTCATTGGTCTGGCGCAGCTCTCCGATGGCCTGCTGCAGATGCTCCGAGAGCAGGTTGATGCTCTCGCCGAGCTGACCGATCTCGTCGCGGCTTCTCACCTCATACTTTTTGGTGAAGTCGAACGCCGCCATGGAGTTGGCAACGCCCGTAATTTCAATGAGCGGCTTTGAGAATTGGCGCGAGATGAAAAACGCCACAACGATGCACACCACGAGTGTCACAAGACTCGTCAGCAGCAGAAAGACAGTCGTAAAGGCGGAGTTCTCCTCCAGATAGGCAACCGGGATGCGCACCACCATGCGGTCGCCGTTTTCCAGGTTGCCGATGATGCTGATGAACTCATTGTTTTTGATTGTGTCCTGCATCTTGCCGAATGTGTAGCCTTTCTGCTCGAGCTCCGTCTCGTCGTAATCGAAACGGTCACCGCGGTTCGGCATCATCCGAAGAAAGTCGTGAAACACCTCCGGCGCATCGGGAGGCGGCGCAGCGGTCGTATCCTTGCCCTTTCCGGTTGTAAAAATGCTGTTGTAAACCGGCTCCCATCCGTCCTCCACCGGGCGGTCAATGGTCATTCGTACGCCGTAGTGGTTTTCCATCTCCGAGAGCAGGTCGCTGATCTGCTCGACGTCGCCGGTATATGCATCGCGTACCTGCTCGTAGATGTCGATGAGTACATGCTGCTTTTGAAAGAGGTAATAGTCGTCGTAAAAGGCCAGGTTGAGCGCGCTCAAAAGCCCCACGAAGATCACTGCGATCACGCCGATGGCAAGAAAGAACTTATATTTGATGGACCACTTCGGCCGGCGGCATCCACTCATGAGCGCGCCTCCGGCTCAAAGCGGTAGCCATAACCGCGCACCGTCGTGATGAGCGTTCCATTGTCCTGCAGCTTTGCGCGCAGGTTTTTGACGTGGGTATCAACGGTGCGAAGATCGCCGAAGTAGTCGTACCCCCAGACGGAGGAGAGGATGTTCTCCCGCGAGATTGCAACATTGCGGTTGCTGCTCAGATAGAGCAGCAGCTCATACTCTTTCGGCGTGAGGGCAACGGGCCGCCCGGAGATGCGGACCTCCCGCTTGCTCTCGTCGATCTCGAGGTTGCCGTAGGCGCTCATGCGCGGCGGCGCCTGTTCAGCGCGGCGCTTCAATATGGCGCGGATTCGCGCGAGCAGCACCATGGGGCTGAAAGGCTTTCCGACGTAGTCGTCCGCCCCGAGCTCAAAGCCGAGCACCTCGTCGACCTCCTCGTTGCGCGCGGTGAGCATCACCACCGGCATGTCGTTTTTGAGGCCCCGAATGTAGCGCAACACGCTCCAGCCGTCGTAGTAGGGCATCATAATATCGAGAATGGTCAGGTCAATCTGACTGCCCTTTTTTTCGATGAGTTCCATGGCCTGTCTGCCATCCTCGGCCTGAAGAACCTCGTAACCGTCCTTTTTGAGAAAGTCCGAGACCAGTCGGCGGATACGCTCCTCGTCATCTGCGATCAAGATGGTTGCCATTGTCACTCCTCCTCCCCTTTCGCTGATACCGGGTGACCGATATTGTCACAGCAATTTTATCATGACTGCGACTCCACCGCAATCAGAATGCGGATTCTGCCGCCCTGTGACGGCAGTGTATCATAGTAGCCGTAGACGCGGTAGGCCTCAAGATCGCTGATCAGCGGCAGACTGGTCAGCAGATAGCCTGAACCCGATTTCTCCAGATAGACGACCGCTGTATCGGAGAGCGGATACTGTGTTCCATCCTCCGCAGTCAGCGTCGAACTTGTCAGTGCGGCGGCCCGAACGGATTTGAGCGATTTGATTGATGTGATGGTATTGCCGTCGCGCACAATCTTCGCAGGCCCCGTCGAGGCGTTGAACTTATATGTGGTGGTCGAATAGCTCTGAGTCTCGCCGCCAATGTTGAATGAATAGCTGCACTGGAAGCCTCCGCCCTCCCGATCCTGTTCACTGACGCTGAGCACGATGCCATAGGTGTGAAGATCGCCCGTCACGTCGCCGAGAATCAGGTCGGTTATCTCTCCCTGCGCATTTGTCTCGTAACTGAGCACCTGGCTCTGCGACAGCGTGACGCCGTCGAGGCGGCTGAGATAGGTCACACCGCACGTGGAGCCGTCCGTCTCCAGAATACGGATATCTTGCGCGAGCTCGTACGAACCGATGGTGAGCTCAGATGCATTGACCTTGCCGGAGAGCGTACGTCCGGAGAGGGTGCTGACCTGTGAACTCCCCTCGCCCGCTACAACTTTGACAAGACCGCCCGCCGTAAAGCTTCCGCTCGTGTAGGGATATTCGTAGCTGTTGCCGTCGGTCGCCGTCAGGCGTACCACCTTCTGCTGGTAGGAGTTGCCGAGCAAATCGGTGTAGTTGGTCACAGCGGTTTCCGTCACAACACCGATGACAGTGCTCGCGGCCGACGAGATATCCTGAATTCCCACAACCGTGCCGTCCATGCCGAGCAGCAGTGTGACAGCGTCCCCCGCGTGATAGCTGCCGAATTCAGACAGCGCAAAAGAGGCTTCGCTGGATTCGATGGAGTAGCTCTTGCCGCCGATGGTCACGGCAGTAGGACTTGATGCAGGGCTCACTTTCTCAACGATTCCGCTGACTCTGACATGGTAGGCCCAGACGGTCTTGAGATAGGGTGAGTAGTAGATCACGTCGCCCGCCACAATGTTCTCCGCCGAGCTCAGCGCGCCGTTGCGGTAGCAGACCGAGCCCTTGAGCGTACTCCACAGGGAGCTTGCGGTGAGTGACTGCTCCAACACGACGGGACCGGTCAGCGTCTCGCTCACAAGCGCCGTCAGATCGATGTCGCCGTTTGCCGCAGTCTGAAAGCCGAGGCTCGCCAGATAGGAGGAATTTCCACTCTTCGGCTTTGCCCGCAGCACATTGTAAAACAGGGTCACACAGTCGTTTCTCGTCATCACGCTTCCCCGGCTGGCCGTGACACCGACGTCAAGCCCGAGAGAGGATGCAAGCGCAAGCTGCGCCGACGGGTAGGAACCGGTGTAGTCCTCAGCACCATACCCCAGCAGCTTGAGCACCGTACTCACCGCCTCCTCATAGGTGATGGTGTTGTCCGGTCGGAATGTTCCATCGAGATAGCCTGTCATCCACTGGTTGGTCACGGCCGTCTTCACGTAACTTGCGGCCCAGTGAGTATAGGGCACGTCGGGAAACGGCGAACTATTCGCCGCAGCGCCGACGCTGTCGCGTCTGTTTGAGGCCATAACGGCCATTTTGGCGAACTGGGCGCGAGTGACACTGCCGCTCAGGTTTAGCTCCCCGTTTTCATCTCCGACGAGAATGCCGAGTGTTTTTACAGTCGAGAGTGCGATGTTCTCTGCCGCGCTCGACGGCAGCAGCAGAGAAAGCGAGACAGACAGCACAAGCAAAATCGAACACAGACGTTTCAAAATCAAATCCTCCTTTTTTCAGTCATGGCGCAGCGCGTCTATGGGGTTGAGTTTGGCCGCTTTGTTCGCCGGCAGAAAGCCAAAGGCGACGCCGATGGCGAGCGATACGCCGAAAGCAACGGCAACAGCATAGAAAGAGGGCTCGCTTCTCATATCAAACAGGCCCCCCGCGACATAGGACAGACCGATGCCGCACACAATGCCGAGAATGCCGCCGACCGAGCTTGTCGTTCCCGCCTCGATGACAAACTGACGCATGATGTCGCGCCGCTTGGCGCCAAGGGACTTTCTCACGCCGATCTCCCGCGTGCGCTCGGTGACCGATACCAGCATGATGTTCATAATGCCGATTCCTCCGACAAACAGCGAGATCGCAGCAATGGCAATGAGCACGCTGATGATCGTTCCGGTCAGCTCGTTGAGCTGCTCAATGGACTCGGCCTGCGTGGAGACACGGTAGGAGTCCTCGTCGCCATAAGCCTTGTAGAGAAGCTGTTCCACGGCGGTCTTCGCCTCACTCACATGGTCTTTTGAGCTGGCGCTGAAATAGTAGTTGCTGATGGTGGACATACGGGAGAGCTTTGTTGCGTTGCTGTAGGGAATGAAAATGGCATCGTCGTCACTGCTCTCCTCCGACCCGCTCTTCTCCTCGAGAACACCGATAACGGTGTAGTGGTTTCCGTTGATTTTGACCGTTTGGCCGAGTGGGTCGCCGCCAAAGTAGGTCTGCGCAACATAGGAGCCGATTACACAGACTTTCTGACGGCGCAGTATGTCGACATACTGCAAAAACCGGCCGTCCGAGACCGCGTAATTTCGTATCTGGCAGAAGTCCTCGCCGACTCCCGTGACGGACGTGGTCGACAGTGTCTCATTATCCACTTTCATTGTGGCGCTGACGCTGACCGTCGGCGTCACATAGGAGAGAAGCTGCTGATTTTCCTCGGTAAATGTGTATATCTCATCGACGCCGATGCTGCGAGTGGAACCCCGGCCAACCAGGTTGACTGTAATGAGATTCGTCCCCATGCTCTCAAAGGTGTCGGTCACATCCTGCGCCATTCCCTGGCCGAGACTTACAATGACAATGACAGATGCGACGCCGATGATGATGCCGAGCATGGTCAGAAAGGACCGCATCTTGCTTGTGCGTATGCTTCCAAGCGCCAGCAGGAAAGACTGCTTGAAATTCACGAGACATCCCTCCTGTTGCCGTCCGACGGGCCGTCGTAGACGATTTTTCCATCGTGAATGCGCACAATGCGCTTTGCCTCCTGGGCGATGGAGTTGTCGTGGGTGATGAGCACAATGGTGTTGCCCTCGGCGTTCAGCTCACGCATGAAGTCGAGAACCTCCCGCCCGGTTCTGGAGTCGAGCGCGCCTGTCGGCTCGTCGGCAAGAATCACCGATGGGTTGCCCGCAAGGGCCCTGGCAATGGAGACGCGCTGCTGCTGACCACCCGAGAGCTGTGAGGGAAAGTTTTTCATCTTGCTCTCGAGCCCAACACGATGAAGTGCCTGCCGCGCTCTCTCGGCGCGCTCATGCTCCCCCATGCCGCTGTAGAGCAGCGGCAGCTCGACATTCTGAAGAACGTTCAGCTTTGCAATCAAGTTGTACTGTTGAAAGACAAAACCGAGTTTTTTGTTTCGTATTTCCGCCAGCTCATCCTCCGACAGCGTGCTGACCTCCCGTCCGTCCAGAAGATAGGTGCCCTCCGTCGGCACATCGAGGCAGCCGATGATGTTCATACAAGTCGACTTGCCCGAACCGGACTGTCCGACGATCGCGACAAACTCTCCGTCGCGGATGGTCAGATTGATGCCGTCCACCGCATGCACTTCGGTGTCGCCCATGCGATAGATCTTTCTGATGTCGTGAAGCTCAATCATCAGAAGCCACCTCCCGGGCCGCCTCCGCCCGGCATGCCTCCGCCGCCGGACGGCATGCCTCCGCCGGATGGCATACCGCCGCCCATTCCACCCATACCGGTGGTACTGCTGTCGGTTTTGGAGTTGGTGGTCTCGACAACGGCAACTCCCACCGTGTCTCCCTCTTCCAATCCACTCTTGATTTCAATGTAGTCGTCGTCGTTGATACCGAGCTCCACGGTGGCGTAGTAGTAGCCGTCCGGCGCATCGTTTCCAGTATTTTTCCGGTCGCTGCCCTGCGCGCTGTCCTCCGACGCGGGCGCATCGCCTTTCACCAGAACCCTATTGCCCCGGGACACAGCGGAAACCGGCACGCTGAGAACATTTTCACTCGACTCGACGACAATCTCCGCCGTGACATTCATACCCGGCAGCAGATCCTGCGGATCGTCGATGACAACCGTGACCGGATAGGTGGTGACGCCGTTCTGCGTGGTTCCTCTGATGTTAATCTTATCGACCGTTCCGGAAAACTGCACGCCTGTGAGGGCATCGGCCGTAATGTTGACACTCTGCCCCACCTGGATGGAGCCGATGTCGAGCTCGTCGATTTTCATCTCAAACACAAGGCTAGACAGATCGTAGATGACCACCATTGCGGTGTTGCTCGACTCGACAGTGTCGCCCACCTTGAAGTTCTTCTCAATGACCGTTCCTGAGATGGGCGACGTGATGTTGTAGTTGTCCATCTGACTGATGGAGTTCTCAAGCGACAGCTCCGCATCACGAAGAGAGAGCTCGCTTGATTTGATCTGGGTGTCGATGCTGCTGCTCTCGAGGCGGACGATGGTCTCACCCGCGAGAACCCGGTCTCCCTCCTGTGCCAGAATGGCGGCCACCTCGCCAGAAGTCTTTGCCGTGACCGTTGTCTGAGACTTGTAGGCAAAAGTCCCTCCCGTGTTGCAGGCTGCGCCCGCAATGCTCACCGAGGCGCTCGTCGAGGTGGTCAGCGCCCCTGGATTTTCCACTTCCACTGTGACGTCCCTTGTCATCATGTAGCCATTGGAGACTGTAGCCACGGCGGAGATCTTCGTCACCGTTCCAGTGAGAGTTTCAAAGCTGTTGTCCACCGTCACTTCGGCGCTCTGGCCGACGTAGAACTGCTCGGCGTCAGCGCTGTTGAATGCCGCCGTAATTGTCATGGAGCTGCTGTCGATCAGATCGGCGATCTTGGCGCCTGTCTGCACGCTGTCGCCCACGCTGACATAGAGCTGCTGCACGATTCCCGACGTGTCGGAGCTCACGTTTAAATTCTCCCGGCTCTTGAGCGTCTCATCGTAGCTCATCTGACTCTTTTCCAGAGAGAGCTCCGACTTCTCAATGCTGTTTTCCACATCGGTTGTGTCGATTCGGTAGAGCAGGTCGCCCGCCTCGACCTCGTCGCCCTCCTCAAAGCCGCATTCGAGCACCTCGCCCTTGGCCAGAGACACGACCTCATACTGGTTGACCGGCTCCACCGTGCCCGTACCACTGAGCGTCACCGAAATGTCGCGCCGCTGTACCGTCACATCCTGATAGGAGATGTTCGCGCCGCCCTGTGCGGAAAAGAAGAAGTGGTTGACGGCAAAGGCGGCCGCCGTGAGAATCGCGGCTGCCGCGAGCAGCGTTTTGAGAGTCAAAAAACGCCGCTTTTTACGGGGCTTATCGGTTTTGTTGCCCGGATCGTTCGACGGCTTTGTAAACAGTTTCAATGGTGGCTCATTCCTCTCTGCATATATTCTTGGCGTCTATAGTCTAGGCAGGCTGTGTGAAGATTGCGTGTCGATCGGGTGAAACAATCCGAAAAGAAAGAGGACAGGGCTTTTGCCCTGTCCTCTTCGATTTTATGTTTTAGGGAATGAGGAATTTGCCGTTCTCGAAGATCAGCTTGTCGTCGAGGTAAATCTTGCTGTTGGTGCGAGTGTCCTTGATGATGTCCCAGTGGATGGCCGAGGTGTATTTGCGGTCATAGGGACGGCCCATGGCGATGTGGATGGTGCCGCCCATCTTCTCGTCGATGAGAATGTCCGTCGTGCACACATCGATGAACGGGTTGGTTCCAAAGGCAAACTCGCCGATCTTGGAGGCGCCCTCGTCGGTCGCGAGAACGGTCTTGACATAGTCGAGGTTGTCGTCCGCCTCAACCTTGACGAGCTTTCCGGTCTCAAAGGTCAGCTGCAGATTGTGGATGACGCGGCCGCCGAGTGTGGCCGGGAACTCAAAGAAGATGGTCCCGTCGACCGTGTCGGCATACGGGGAAACCTCGATCTCACCGTCCGGAATGTTGCCGGTGTTCTTGCTCGGGTGCCACTCGTTGCCCTTGACGCAGAACTTCAGATCGGTCTTGTTGCCGGTGATGCGAATCCATTCGCCTTTCTCAAGAACCTTGGCGATCTTCATCTCCTCTTCGTACTTCTTCGGCCAGTCGATGAAGCAGGCGTCAAAGAACATATCCATGATCTTCTCATAGTCGACGCCGGCCTGCTGGGCAAAGCGCTCGTTCGGCACGCGCACAAGCGCCCAGCGGGTCTTCTGCCAGCGCAGAGACGAGATGATCCCCATCGCCTTCTGATACTTGGCAATGTCGGCATTCGGAATGTCATAGCACTCATTGAGATTGAACGCCCCGCGCAGCGCGATGTAGCAGTCGGCCCACTCCATACCGTAGGCCTCGATCTCGGGCACCCAGCTCTTCTGCTCCTCATTGCCGTATTTGAGAACCTGGTGTTTGAGCGCCTCGCTCATGAACTGAATCTGCGGGAAGCCCCCCGCCTTGATGCAGTGCTTGTAGACTGCGAGCGCCAACGGGTAGGTCTCCACCTCGTACATGGCAATCATCAGCTTCTGGCCGGGTTTGATCTCCAAAGAATAATTGACCAGGGACTCGCCCAGGCGGTCCCATCTCTTGTCAGGCATCTGTTTTTCCTCACTTTCTGTTTGTTCACTTCTATTTTGGAGCCGATCAGATCAGGAATTTGCCCTTTTCATAGATCAGCTTACCATCGAGATAGACTTCGCCCACCCGGCGCAGATCCTTGATGATGTCCCAGTGGATGGCCGAGGTGTAAATCTCATCGTAGGGGCGGCCCATCGCGATGTGCATGGTGCCGCCGATCTTCTCGTCAAAGAGAATGTCGGTTGTAAAGACATCTACCTTGTCGTTGGTTCCAAAGGCGATCTCGCCAATACGGGAGGCGCCCT
This genomic interval carries:
- a CDS encoding vitamin B12 dependent-methionine synthase activation domain-containing protein, which gives rise to MKRNRDEILRYLGVRGAEPGEQLDRLIDDACAELEQEATPRLLTREAPLAVFPEEDTVCFLGMMVQSRGLIRHLAGCDEIILFAATLGAGVDRLIQRASVADMGRAVVLQACAASMIESYCDERQAQLLENYLVQGRHFKPRFSPGYADFSLTYQRDILQLLDAPKRMGLTATESCMLAPTKSVTAIIGVTQGKAEAAADKCESCPAVDCPYRKGNDR
- a CDS encoding sensor histidine kinase, which gives rise to MSGCRRPKWSIKYKFFLAIGVIAVIFVGLLSALNLAFYDDYYLFQKQHVLIDIYEQVRDAYTGDVEQISDLLSEMENHYGVRMTIDRPVEDGWEPVYNSIFTTGKGKDTTAAPPPDAPEVFHDFLRMMPNRGDRFDYDETELEQKGYTFGKMQDTIKNNEFISIIGNLENGDRMVVRIPVAYLEENSAFTTVFLLLTSLVTLVVCIVVAFFISRQFSKPLIEITGVANSMAAFDFTKKYEVRSRDEIGQLGESINLLSEHLQQAIGELRQTNEKLSEEVEKERRIDEMRREFIINVSHELKTPIALVQGYAEGLKVNINSSEEDKNYYCDIIMDEAARMNRLVMQLLSLSRIECGNIQPELCDFELTPFVEEVVQKTRLLADEKNLTVLIAAGDILCFADYDMMERVLINYLTNAIAHTPRGGVIRIVCADEGARVRVSVENEGEQIAPEELTKIWEKFYKIDKSRNRADGGTGIGLSIVRAIMETHGGDYGVENTDAGVRFYFTIDKKDCVG
- a CDS encoding homocysteine S-methyltransferase family protein, whose translation is MNPISLLKSRPLIFDGGMGTMLQAAGLPAGALPESWNLERPEVVEQIHLAYLQAGCDIITTNTFGANALKMELCGLAVDQVASAAVAAAKRAIERYGQPDRLIAFDIGPTGKLLKPLGDLEFERAVELFGEMARAGERAGADFIHIETMSDTLELKAAVLAAKECTQLPVTATVIFDESGKLLTGGDAAGVVAMLEGLGVAALGMNCGLGPVQMTKLLPELLARASVPVIVNPNAGMPVIREGKTCFEVGPEEFAATMEELAELGAAFIGGCCGTTPEHIRAVAQRCSGIKLKPFTAKNETVISSYGRSVSFDNGPIVIGERINPTGKPRLKQALREGDLEYILTAGISQQQAGAQVLDVNVGLPGIDERQAMVRVVTELQGVVDAPLQIDTASSAVMEAALRVYNGKALVNSVNGKRESMEAVFPLVAKYGGVVVGLTLDEAGIPETAEGRLAVAKKIVDTARQYGIDKKDIMIDTLTMTISSIPDAARVTLDALELVRRELGVKTVLGVSNVSFGLPCREFVNAAFYTMALERGLGAAILNPNAEAMMNAYHAFRALWGYDEKCADYIGRYSGVVPETRAAAGDCSLRDAILRGLRERSRAAAGELLSQGQEPLAIISQELVPALDEVGRGFENKTVFLPQLLMSADAAREAFEALKASLAASGEKQPAGEKIVLATVKGDIHDIGKNIVKVLLENYGFQVIDLGRDVAPERVVDAALENGVRLVGLSALMTTTVESMAQTIHLLRERAPGVRVMVGGAVLTADYAGQIGADFYGRDAMSSVRYAEELFEKK
- the metF gene encoding methylenetetrahydrofolate reductase [NAD(P)H]; its protein translation is MKISEILNSRPLTASCEIFPPKKDADFAGVQHAAEEIAAIGPDFISVTYGAGGGTSRNTVKIASHIERWTGVTALAHLSCLSSTREEIAAILQELREREIENILALRGDRPTDGAPVGNHYEYAYELVREIRSAGDFCIGAACYPEGHIECPSKEEDLVHLKQKVDCGCDFLTTQVFFDNSVLYSFLYRALAKNIDVPVLAGVMPVTNAKQIKRICALSGTSLPPRFRSIIDRFGDKPAAMKQAGIAYATEQIIDLIANGVKGIHLYTMNKPDVARAIFDNLSHILREIDGLPASVREQL